A single window of Nicotiana sylvestris chromosome 5, ASM39365v2, whole genome shotgun sequence DNA harbors:
- the LOC104224414 gene encoding uncharacterized protein isoform X1 — protein MRMTSLISSLIFTFKYIVIAVLLLLSPSYYSLSPKHGTLDSTQDVLVEEKTRLGSMPPSCYNKCNQCHPCMAVQVPTLPSHNRVEPGRGHDLVRTQYYNTAESSLSPSGTNSRISGYVHRRLSQNTTMGLGKGVVSSSNNLLSHTSSPTTFLKALYYTSAEDREIVSSFLDF, from the exons ATGAGAATGACTTCACTTATTTCCTCATTAATTTTCACATTCAAATACATAGTTATTGCAGTTCTCCTGCTTCTCTCTCCTTCCTACTATTCTTTAAGTCCTAAGCATGGAACCCTAGACTCTACTCAG GATGTTTTGGTTGAAGAGAAAACAAGACTGGGATCAATGCCACCAAGTTGTTACAACAAGTGTAACCAATGCCACCCATGCATGGCAGTTCAGGTTCCAACTCTACCGAGCCACAACCGAGTTGAACCAGGTCGTGGTCATGATCTGGTTCGAACCCAATACTACAATACTGCAGAGTCGTCGCTTTCACCTTCTGGGACCAATAGCAG GATTTCTGGCTATGTGCATAGAAGACTGTCACAAAATACTACAATGGGCTTGGGAAAAGGTGTTGTGAGTTCTTCAAACAATCTACTAAGCCACACTAGTTCTCCTACTACCTTCCTTAAGGCTCTGTATTATACTTCTGCAGAGGACAGGGAGATAGTGTCTAGCTTCTTGGACTTCTAA
- the LOC104224414 gene encoding EPIDERMAL PATTERNING FACTOR-like protein 3 isoform X2, whose protein sequence is MRMTSLISSLIFTFKYIVIAVLLLLSPSYYSLSPKHGTLDSTQDVLVEEKTRLGSMPPSCYNKCNQCHPCMAVQVPTLPSHNRVEPGRGHDLVRTQYYNTAESSLSPSGTNSRISGYVHRRLSQNTTMGLGKEDREIVSSFLDF, encoded by the exons ATGAGAATGACTTCACTTATTTCCTCATTAATTTTCACATTCAAATACATAGTTATTGCAGTTCTCCTGCTTCTCTCTCCTTCCTACTATTCTTTAAGTCCTAAGCATGGAACCCTAGACTCTACTCAG GATGTTTTGGTTGAAGAGAAAACAAGACTGGGATCAATGCCACCAAGTTGTTACAACAAGTGTAACCAATGCCACCCATGCATGGCAGTTCAGGTTCCAACTCTACCGAGCCACAACCGAGTTGAACCAGGTCGTGGTCATGATCTGGTTCGAACCCAATACTACAATACTGCAGAGTCGTCGCTTTCACCTTCTGGGACCAATAGCAG GATTTCTGGCTATGTGCATAGAAGACTGTCACAAAATACTACAATGGGCTTGGGAAAAG AGGACAGGGAGATAGTGTCTAGCTTCTTGGACTTCTAA
- the LOC104224414 gene encoding EPIDERMAL PATTERNING FACTOR-like protein 1 isoform X3: MRMTSLISSLIFTFKYIVIAVLLLLSPSYYSLSPKHGTLDSTQDVLVEEKTRLGSMPPSCYNKCNQCHPCMAVQVPTLPSHNRVEPGRGHDLVRTQYYNTAESSLSPSGTNSRISGYVHRRLSQNTTMGLGKGVRTGR; encoded by the exons ATGAGAATGACTTCACTTATTTCCTCATTAATTTTCACATTCAAATACATAGTTATTGCAGTTCTCCTGCTTCTCTCTCCTTCCTACTATTCTTTAAGTCCTAAGCATGGAACCCTAGACTCTACTCAG GATGTTTTGGTTGAAGAGAAAACAAGACTGGGATCAATGCCACCAAGTTGTTACAACAAGTGTAACCAATGCCACCCATGCATGGCAGTTCAGGTTCCAACTCTACCGAGCCACAACCGAGTTGAACCAGGTCGTGGTCATGATCTGGTTCGAACCCAATACTACAATACTGCAGAGTCGTCGCTTTCACCTTCTGGGACCAATAGCAG GATTTCTGGCTATGTGCATAGAAGACTGTCACAAAATACTACAATGGGCTTGGGAAAAGGTGTT AGGACAGGGAGATAG
- the LOC104224414 gene encoding EPIDERMAL PATTERNING FACTOR-like protein 1 isoform X5, whose translation MRMTSLISSLIFTFKYIVIAVLLLLSPSYYSLSPKHGTLDSTQDVLVEEKTRLGSMPPSCYNKCNQCHPCMAVQVPTLPSHNRVEPGRGHDLVRTQYYNTAESSLSPSGTNSRYW comes from the exons ATGAGAATGACTTCACTTATTTCCTCATTAATTTTCACATTCAAATACATAGTTATTGCAGTTCTCCTGCTTCTCTCTCCTTCCTACTATTCTTTAAGTCCTAAGCATGGAACCCTAGACTCTACTCAG GATGTTTTGGTTGAAGAGAAAACAAGACTGGGATCAATGCCACCAAGTTGTTACAACAAGTGTAACCAATGCCACCCATGCATGGCAGTTCAGGTTCCAACTCTACCGAGCCACAACCGAGTTGAACCAGGTCGTGGTCATGATCTGGTTCGAACCCAATACTACAATACTGCAGAGTCGTCGCTTTCACCTTCTGGGACCAATAGCAG ATACTGGTAA
- the LOC104224414 gene encoding EPIDERMAL PATTERNING FACTOR-like protein 1 isoform X4 — protein sequence MRMTSLISSLIFTFKYIVIAVLLLLSPSYYSLSPKHGTLDSTQDVLVEEKTRLGSMPPSCYNKCNQCHPCMAVQVPTLPSHNRVEPGRGHDLVRTQYYNTAESSLSPSGTNSSPFLSSWDFHDLLYQS from the exons ATGAGAATGACTTCACTTATTTCCTCATTAATTTTCACATTCAAATACATAGTTATTGCAGTTCTCCTGCTTCTCTCTCCTTCCTACTATTCTTTAAGTCCTAAGCATGGAACCCTAGACTCTACTCAG GATGTTTTGGTTGAAGAGAAAACAAGACTGGGATCAATGCCACCAAGTTGTTACAACAAGTGTAACCAATGCCACCCATGCATGGCAGTTCAGGTTCCAACTCTACCGAGCCACAACCGAGTTGAACCAGGTCGTGGTCATGATCTGGTTCGAACCCAATACTACAATACTGCAGAGTCGTCGCTTTCACCTTCTGGGACCAATAGCAG TCCTTTTTTATCCTCTTGGGATTTTCATGACCTTCTTTATCAGTCTTGA